A genomic window from Arthrobacter sp. FW305-BF8 includes:
- a CDS encoding ferritin-like fold-containing protein yields the protein MGTSSADTARYDRFVADLFGVMAYGELSAFERLSSDARYSPTLHDRAVLGRIAVIEFQHYELVSAKLAGMGVDVEDAMLPFQLAVDHFHERTRPADWYESLMKAYVVDTVSADFYRAVARFVDAGTRDVIQQIQSSEEATAVLRERLSGALADDPRLASRLALWGRRLLGEAITQAQRVGHEHAFLGELFVEAEPGATDATARELVRGITAEVVENHSRRMVQLGLSG from the coding sequence ATGGGCACATCCTCGGCTGACACCGCTCGCTACGACCGCTTCGTCGCGGACCTCTTCGGCGTGATGGCCTACGGCGAACTGTCCGCATTCGAACGGCTCTCGTCGGACGCCCGTTACTCACCCACGCTGCACGACCGTGCCGTGCTCGGCAGGATCGCCGTCATCGAATTCCAGCACTACGAGCTCGTGAGCGCCAAGCTGGCGGGGATGGGCGTCGACGTCGAAGATGCGATGCTGCCGTTCCAGCTGGCGGTGGACCACTTCCATGAACGGACCCGCCCGGCGGACTGGTACGAGTCCCTGATGAAGGCCTACGTGGTGGACACGGTCTCCGCCGACTTCTATCGGGCCGTGGCCCGGTTTGTGGATGCCGGAACCCGTGACGTCATCCAGCAGATTCAGTCGTCGGAAGAGGCCACGGCCGTGCTGCGGGAACGGCTCAGCGGGGCCTTGGCGGACGATCCCCGGCTCGCGTCCCGGCTGGCGTTGTGGGGCCGCCGCCTCCTCGGCGAAGCGATCACGCAGGCCCAGCGCGTGGGCCACGAACACGCCTTTCTCGGCGAGCTGTTCGTCGAGGCGGAGCCCGGTGCCACGGACGCCACAGCACGCGAGCTGGTGCGGGGCATCACCGCCGAAGTCGTGGAGAACCACTC